In Candidatus Nitronauta litoralis, one DNA window encodes the following:
- a CDS encoding menaquinone biosynthesis decarboxylase — MAFPSLREFIAKIDSMGELVRISQRVSPILEISEITDRVSKLEGGGKALLFENVEGSAMPVLINTFGSWKRMCAALDVEKLDDIATDMERFLKIAPPQSLFDKARLIPLLLQASNFPPRMVSTAPCQEIVHTGDAVDLSRIPVLQCWPNDAGRFITYPIVINRSTDRKIRNVGLYRMQVYDRNTTAMHWHIHKDGAHFFHEFKRKNKRMEVAVAIGADPATCYSASAPLPYGVDEFLLAGFLRKKAVPLVKCKTVNLEVPANAEIVLEGYIDPQELRLEGPFGDHTGYYSQDGDYPVFHVTAVTYRKNPIYMTTIVGIPPQEDYYLGKATERIFLPLLKMQWPEVVDMNMPLEGVFHNCVIVSIDKRYPMQARRLMSALWGAGQMSFVKIIIVVDSSQCSVHDEGEILKLILNRTDLDRDLFFSEGILDVLNHASDKALYGSKLGIDLTDPVDGESERNELEQATINDSGNLERHILKSFPKLEGCRLVHADTRRSVLLASMNKTQPHQTSDFIKAFLANEEFADITVLCVFEKHVDLRNNSTMLWKLFNNLDPKRDYYRDGKRIGIDLSQKLAEEGYEQDWPEEIIMSEDIKKKVDENWNRIYPQ; from the coding sequence ATGGCTTTTCCATCATTAAGAGAGTTCATCGCAAAAATTGATTCCATGGGAGAACTTGTCCGTATCTCCCAACGCGTCTCACCCATTCTTGAAATTTCCGAAATTACCGATCGCGTTTCAAAACTGGAAGGCGGAGGCAAGGCACTTCTGTTCGAAAATGTAGAAGGCAGTGCCATGCCGGTATTGATCAACACGTTTGGCAGTTGGAAACGTATGTGCGCAGCGCTGGATGTTGAAAAACTGGATGACATTGCCACGGACATGGAACGGTTTTTAAAAATCGCTCCTCCGCAAAGCCTTTTTGATAAAGCCCGGTTGATTCCACTTTTACTCCAGGCATCCAATTTTCCGCCACGCATGGTATCCACCGCTCCCTGTCAGGAAATTGTACACACCGGCGACGCAGTTGACCTGTCTCGAATTCCGGTGCTCCAGTGCTGGCCCAATGACGCAGGCCGGTTCATCACTTATCCCATTGTCATCAATCGCAGCACAGACCGGAAGATAAGAAATGTCGGACTTTATCGAATGCAGGTTTATGATCGCAACACCACCGCGATGCACTGGCACATTCATAAAGATGGAGCGCATTTTTTTCACGAATTTAAAAGAAAAAACAAACGCATGGAAGTTGCCGTCGCTATAGGAGCAGACCCAGCTACCTGCTATTCCGCCTCTGCTCCCCTCCCCTATGGGGTCGACGAATTTTTGCTGGCCGGATTCCTGCGGAAAAAGGCGGTTCCTTTGGTGAAATGCAAAACCGTAAACCTCGAGGTTCCTGCCAACGCTGAAATAGTTCTTGAAGGTTATATCGATCCCCAGGAGTTACGCTTGGAAGGGCCTTTTGGAGACCATACGGGTTATTATTCCCAGGATGGCGATTACCCGGTTTTTCACGTCACAGCGGTCACCTATCGAAAAAACCCGATTTATATGACCACCATCGTCGGCATTCCTCCTCAGGAAGATTATTACCTGGGAAAGGCGACTGAACGAATTTTTCTTCCTCTACTGAAGATGCAATGGCCGGAAGTGGTGGATATGAACATGCCCCTGGAAGGGGTTTTTCACAACTGCGTTATCGTCTCCATCGACAAGCGCTATCCCATGCAGGCTCGCCGACTGATGAGTGCCTTATGGGGTGCGGGACAAATGAGCTTCGTGAAAATTATTATTGTTGTGGATTCCAGCCAGTGTTCTGTCCATGATGAAGGCGAAATTCTAAAACTGATACTCAATAGAACAGATCTGGACCGTGACCTGTTTTTCTCTGAAGGCATCCTCGACGTATTGAACCACGCTTCCGACAAGGCTCTCTACGGTTCAAAGCTGGGAATTGACCTGACTGATCCGGTGGATGGTGAAAGTGAGAGAAACGAACTTGAGCAAGCCACGATAAATGATTCAGGTAACCTGGAACGCCATATTCTGAAATCCTTCCCGAAACTTGAAGGTTGCCGACTGGTTCATGCGGACACCAGGCGATCTGTCCTGCTCGCATCAATGAACAAGACCCAACCGCACCAGACATCTGACTTTATAAAAGCTTTCCTGGCAAACGAGGAGTTCGCTGACATCACAGTCCTTTGCGTGTTTGAAAAGCATGTCGATTTGAGAAACAATTCCACCATGCTGTGGAAACTTTTTAACAATCTCGACCCGAAGCGCGATTACTATCGTGATGGGAAGAGGATTGGTATCGACCTGTCGCAAAAATTAGCTGAAGAAGGATATGAACAGGATTGGCCAGAGGAAATCATTATGTCGGAAGACATTAAAAAGAAAGTAGACGAAAACTGGAACAGGATTTACCCTCAATAA
- a CDS encoding ABC transporter permease, translating into MLGYFFKRVLHGLPVILVVATLTFLILRLVPGGPFDRDKKLPPEILANIEAKYHLDKTLAQQYLLYLKQVVKGDLGPSYKYVGRNVSDILKETFPVSLTLGLCAVLVTLALGIPAGVLSVVGRDTWIDRACIFLATLGISLPSFVIGTLLILVFSHQLQWLPPALWEGPRHIVMPAFALGAGFAGYIARLTRSTLLEVMEQDFIRTARAKGLRESTVILKHALINAASPIVSVMGPLTAGLVVGSFVIEYIFSIPGMGNYFITAVTNRDYPLIMGVTLVYAVLVVLANILVDLVYIKLDPRVKLIESAGGGKKA; encoded by the coding sequence ATGCTTGGATATTTTTTTAAACGGGTTCTTCACGGCTTGCCTGTCATTCTGGTAGTAGCAACTTTGACATTCCTTATTTTGAGGCTTGTTCCGGGTGGACCTTTCGACCGTGACAAGAAACTACCGCCCGAAATTTTAGCCAATATTGAAGCCAAATATCATCTCGATAAAACTCTGGCTCAACAATACCTCCTGTATCTAAAGCAGGTGGTGAAGGGGGATCTTGGGCCGTCCTATAAATACGTCGGACGTAATGTGTCCGACATCCTTAAAGAAACATTTCCTGTATCGCTCACTCTGGGTTTGTGTGCCGTACTGGTTACATTAGCGCTTGGAATTCCTGCTGGTGTCTTGTCTGTAGTGGGCAGGGATACCTGGATCGACCGGGCTTGTATTTTTCTGGCCACACTCGGGATATCCCTGCCGAGCTTTGTCATTGGCACTCTTCTGATTCTCGTTTTTTCCCATCAATTGCAGTGGTTGCCGCCGGCTTTATGGGAAGGGCCCCGGCATATTGTGATGCCAGCTTTTGCTCTTGGTGCCGGATTTGCAGGTTATATTGCCCGCTTGACCCGCTCCACCTTGCTCGAAGTAATGGAACAGGATTTTATCCGTACCGCACGGGCTAAAGGGCTGCGTGAATCGACAGTCATTTTAAAACACGCTTTGATCAATGCAGCATCTCCAATCGTTTCGGTTATGGGACCGCTAACAGCAGGCCTGGTGGTTGGCTCGTTTGTAATCGAGTACATTTTTTCAATTCCAGGAATGGGGAATTATTTCATCACCGCTGTGACCAATCGGGATTACCCTCTCATCATGGGAGTGACACTGGTCTACGCGGTGCTGGTTGTTCTGGCCAATATTCTGGTAGATCTTGTCTATATCAAACTGGATCCAAGAGTGAAGTTGATTGAATCCGCCGGAGGTGGAAAGAAGGCATGA
- a CDS encoding ABC transporter permease, which produces MGKVSAGLIVSMCVLAVFAPWISPYSFDLQDTSQALQTPSFQHWMGTDTLGRDLFSRLLYGARVSLFVGILTTLIALVIGTAYGAASAYAGGRVDSFMMRVVDVVFALPDLLLIILIMVMLGKGVLSIFIALTMVSWVTVARLVRGEVLKIKEYSYVTASRALGAGPIRILWKEILPNLYGVLLVTLSFRIPAAILSESTLSFIGLGIAPPASSWGTLANEGWKAIKFYPHLILFPSLAIFITILAFNFLGDGLRDYLDPKRRKAI; this is translated from the coding sequence ATGGGGAAGGTGAGTGCCGGATTGATTGTCTCGATGTGTGTGCTTGCCGTTTTCGCTCCCTGGATTTCTCCCTATTCATTTGACTTGCAGGACACCTCACAGGCTTTACAGACACCATCTTTTCAACATTGGATGGGAACGGACACATTGGGACGCGACCTTTTTTCACGGCTGCTTTACGGAGCACGCGTTTCTCTGTTTGTAGGCATCCTCACCACTCTGATCGCGCTGGTGATTGGAACTGCATACGGTGCGGCTTCCGCTTATGCAGGTGGACGCGTCGACAGTTTTATGATGCGGGTGGTGGATGTGGTGTTTGCCTTACCCGACCTGTTGCTCATCATCCTGATTATGGTAATGCTCGGGAAAGGGGTGCTCAGTATCTTTATTGCGTTGACCATGGTGAGCTGGGTCACCGTAGCCCGACTTGTCCGCGGAGAGGTTCTCAAGATTAAAGAGTACTCCTATGTTACGGCATCACGTGCCCTGGGAGCAGGTCCCATCCGGATTCTCTGGAAAGAAATTTTGCCCAATCTTTATGGCGTGTTACTGGTGACACTATCTTTTCGAATACCGGCAGCCATATTATCGGAATCGACCCTCAGTTTTATTGGGCTTGGAATAGCGCCCCCGGCAAGCAGCTGGGGAACGCTCGCAAATGAAGGCTGGAAAGCGATCAAATTTTACCCACATCTTATTTTGTTTCCCTCTCTGGCGATTTTTATAACCATTCTGGCCTTCAATTTCCTTGGCGATGGGCTCCGTGATTACCTGGATCCTAAACGGAGGAAAGCTATCTAG
- a CDS encoding DUF1566 domain-containing protein, translating to MSETPPEKPKEESTTKPAAEAAKPAAPAAGAAAKAAPKAAPKAAPKAKAKAKAAAKPKDPLIDNGDGTITDPNSGYMWKQSDAWLDCHKFFTFEAAGEYIDNLNKEKFAGYDDWRMPNKAEATTLVDKTKSKMCLDKNGTQFPLDPIFSEGRVCNTWITECTPEKVIRFDFKIGGEMIYPPSEVWASIYAVRGEAKPAEAAKPAAAAAKPAPAAGATPAAKPASGATAAASTKSD from the coding sequence ATGTCTGAAACACCACCAGAGAAACCAAAAGAAGAGAGCACAACAAAACCTGCAGCAGAAGCTGCAAAACCAGCTGCACCTGCCGCTGGGGCTGCTGCCAAAGCCGCTCCAAAAGCCGCCCCTAAGGCTGCTCCAAAAGCCAAAGCAAAGGCAAAAGCCGCAGCCAAGCCCAAAGATCCTCTCATCGACAATGGCGATGGAACGATTACGGACCCAAACTCTGGTTACATGTGGAAACAGTCAGATGCCTGGCTCGACTGCCACAAGTTTTTCACCTTTGAAGCAGCAGGTGAATATATAGACAATTTGAATAAAGAAAAGTTTGCAGGTTATGATGATTGGCGAATGCCAAACAAGGCAGAGGCCACAACACTGGTAGACAAGACCAAGTCTAAAATGTGTCTGGATAAAAATGGGACCCAGTTCCCGCTTGATCCCATTTTTTCAGAAGGTCGTGTATGTAATACCTGGATCACCGAGTGCACGCCGGAAAAAGTCATCCGCTTCGATTTTAAAATTGGCGGCGAGATGATCTATCCCCCTTCAGAAGTGTGGGCGTCTATCTACGCTGTACGTGGTGAAGCCAAACCAGCAGAGGCTGCCAAACCCGCTGCCGCTGCAGCCAAACCTGCTCCTGCAGCAGGGGCAACCCCCGCAGCGAAACCCGCCTCAGGCGCCACTGCCGCTGCTTCAACCAAATCTGACTGA
- a CDS encoding Rieske 2Fe-2S domain-containing protein, which produces MPFIPVAKVEDIPTGERKRFDIEGKRITVFNIDGELFAILDTCPHKKTAPLVRGTLDGDGIKCPNHGYRFCLKTGACDVGERWNTEVYEVKVEDGKILVLPECETASN; this is translated from the coding sequence ATGCCCTTCATTCCAGTCGCTAAAGTAGAAGACATTCCCACAGGTGAGCGCAAACGCTTCGATATCGAAGGAAAACGCATCACTGTTTTTAATATCGACGGAGAACTGTTTGCCATTCTCGACACCTGTCCACACAAAAAAACCGCGCCCTTAGTAAGAGGTACTCTGGACGGTGACGGAATCAAATGCCCGAACCATGGTTATCGCTTCTGCCTCAAGACAGGCGCGTGCGACGTCGGGGAACGCTGGAATACCGAAGTCTATGAAGTGAAAGTAGAAGATGGAAAAATATTAGTTCTGCCTGAATGCGAAACCGCATCAAACTAA
- a CDS encoding sulfurtransferase, with amino-acid sequence MKPFYRVLGALLCLISTASSIQASPAANNLQMTPEELHSLPENQRVILDTRSKWGYLWGHIPGAQSTGSWKDFATTKDGVQGQLNRDKKFLVEKLKKLGVSPGKAIFIYGDPENKWRQDGRFFWMFEFLGFKQVYLLQGGFDSWKKAGFPVERGSGNPPPGSTLNEQDIEFNPDTIADSNLIRGKLGQPNFVLIDNREKHEYEGSTPYGSSRGGHIPGAIHIDWRDFFTTKGQLKPGAELEGMLSQYKIKPGNEIVVYCTGGVRSAMAYFVFRTLGYSVRNYDGSWWDWSHNPALPAEIS; translated from the coding sequence ATGAAGCCTTTTTACAGGGTTCTGGGGGCTCTCTTGTGTTTGATTTCAACGGCATCCTCCATCCAGGCCAGCCCGGCAGCAAACAACCTCCAAATGACACCAGAAGAGCTCCATTCTCTGCCCGAAAACCAGCGCGTCATTCTCGATACCCGATCCAAATGGGGCTACCTATGGGGTCATATTCCGGGAGCCCAGTCCACAGGCAGTTGGAAGGATTTTGCTACCACTAAAGATGGTGTGCAGGGTCAACTCAATCGCGATAAAAAATTTCTCGTCGAAAAACTAAAAAAACTGGGCGTAAGCCCGGGCAAGGCAATTTTCATCTACGGCGACCCAGAGAATAAATGGCGTCAGGACGGCCGGTTTTTCTGGATGTTCGAGTTCCTGGGCTTTAAACAGGTTTATCTTCTGCAAGGCGGGTTCGATAGTTGGAAGAAGGCCGGTTTTCCAGTGGAACGGGGTTCGGGCAACCCTCCTCCAGGATCAACTCTCAACGAACAGGATATCGAATTCAACCCCGATACCATCGCCGACTCTAATTTAATCAGGGGAAAACTTGGCCAACCCAATTTTGTGCTCATCGACAATCGGGAGAAACATGAATATGAAGGATCAACCCCATACGGCTCGTCAAGAGGAGGACATATTCCCGGAGCCATTCACATTGACTGGCGGGATTTTTTCACTACCAAAGGCCAGTTGAAACCCGGTGCTGAACTGGAAGGAATGCTGAGCCAGTACAAGATCAAACCAGGGAATGAAATTGTTGTTTATTGTACCGGCGGGGTGCGATCCGCCATGGCCTACTTTGTTTTCAGAACCCTGGGGTATTCCGTGCGCAATTACGATGGTTCCTGGTGGGACTGGAGTCACAACCCTGCCCTCCCCGCAGAAATTTCTTGA
- a CDS encoding LapA family protein, which translates to MSPFKLILVIIIALLVVVLGLKNRELVEVSFYDFSLDSHNIQVPLILVMIGSMAFGFSIAWFSGWVSRLKFKALLHRKDKTIEELQSQLIEYKPKPTASNPSGTTPPVE; encoded by the coding sequence ATGTCCCCATTTAAATTAATTCTGGTAATTATCATCGCTCTATTGGTTGTGGTCCTGGGATTAAAAAACAGGGAGCTTGTGGAGGTGAGTTTTTACGATTTCTCTCTGGATTCCCATAATATCCAGGTTCCTCTGATATTGGTCATGATTGGTTCAATGGCCTTCGGGTTTTCCATTGCCTGGTTCAGCGGGTGGGTCTCCCGACTCAAATTCAAGGCCCTGTTGCATCGAAAAGATAAAACGATCGAAGAATTACAATCTCAATTAATAGAGTACAAACCCAAGCCCACCGCTTCAAATCCATCCGGCACGACACCTCCTGTCGAATAG
- a CDS encoding DnaJ domain-containing protein, producing the protein MGTRASANRDYYKILGVQKKDNAQTIKKKFRALAREHHPDANSGSETSEEKFKLISEAYEILSDNKKRKEYDRMRSGSGSGPSSRRYSRQRGSGAPGDDPFDFGRKYQRQEQPNDGPGPGAGTGFDQEPVIDPDLPTRGFDLQFMVNIPFQTACLGGQISYNYDKHVPCTNCKQTGKTEDYETCPVCDGNTRVVENVTVDVEIPRGVRDQYTLRTRNLGGAGRNGGPPGDLLIKVCIIPDKRFKRVINDVWMELAIPEPLAETGGPLEIKTLDKTQTIEIEENTLTGEELRIRGAGAYEPWGKKRGDLIIKFRVEPVEETV; encoded by the coding sequence ATGGGCACACGGGCTTCCGCAAATCGAGACTATTACAAAATCCTTGGCGTTCAAAAAAAGGACAATGCCCAGACGATTAAGAAAAAGTTCCGAGCCCTGGCACGCGAGCACCATCCGGATGCCAATTCAGGCAGCGAAACTTCTGAAGAAAAATTCAAGCTAATCTCAGAAGCTTATGAGATTCTCAGTGACAATAAAAAGCGCAAGGAATATGACCGGATGCGGTCCGGCAGTGGGAGTGGACCATCCTCGCGACGCTATTCCCGCCAAAGGGGATCAGGAGCACCTGGAGACGATCCTTTTGACTTTGGTAGAAAGTACCAGCGTCAAGAACAACCAAATGATGGACCGGGCCCCGGAGCTGGTACAGGCTTTGATCAGGAACCCGTTATTGACCCTGACCTTCCCACGCGGGGTTTTGATCTCCAGTTTATGGTCAACATTCCGTTCCAGACGGCCTGCCTGGGAGGCCAGATTTCTTACAATTATGACAAGCATGTGCCCTGTACAAATTGCAAACAGACCGGCAAGACAGAGGACTACGAAACCTGTCCGGTTTGTGATGGCAATACGCGGGTAGTGGAAAATGTAACCGTCGATGTTGAAATTCCGCGTGGTGTACGGGATCAATACACGCTCAGGACACGAAATCTGGGAGGAGCAGGCCGCAATGGAGGCCCTCCCGGCGATTTGCTCATCAAGGTCTGCATCATCCCGGACAAGCGTTTTAAACGCGTCATAAACGATGTCTGGATGGAACTGGCTATCCCAGAACCTTTGGCTGAAACCGGCGGCCCTCTGGAAATTAAAACCCTCGATAAAACCCAGACAATTGAAATTGAGGAAAATACGCTGACAGGAGAGGAACTTCGCATACGAGGCGCCGGGGCCTATGAGCCCTGGGGGAAAAAACGAGGCGACCTGATAATCAAATTCCGTGTTGAACCGGTTGAGGAAACCGTATGA
- a CDS encoding Slp/YeaY family lipoprotein, which produces MKRFYFVLMVFGLAFSGCAHPISSGLRSQVDPSVTFVHVLQAPEAYIGKTVVLGGVISETRNLDGVTEIEVVEKDLDYSGYPSSADKSLGRFIFRKPGYLEAEIFSKGRVVTGAGKLVGTQRGKIGEADYQFPVVEVEELKLWRENLYPDYGYPPYYYGPGWRPFWRPYPFYAYRYYGRFYPYYYW; this is translated from the coding sequence ATGAAACGTTTCTATTTTGTCCTCATGGTTTTTGGCCTGGCATTTTCAGGTTGTGCTCATCCCATATCTTCCGGGCTGAGGTCGCAGGTGGATCCTTCGGTTACATTTGTTCATGTGCTTCAGGCTCCGGAGGCTTATATAGGTAAAACGGTAGTTCTTGGCGGGGTGATTTCTGAAACCCGCAATCTGGATGGTGTCACCGAAATTGAAGTGGTTGAAAAGGATCTCGACTATTCCGGGTACCCGAGTAGCGCTGATAAATCATTAGGCCGGTTTATATTTAGAAAGCCAGGGTATCTGGAAGCAGAGATATTTTCAAAGGGCCGGGTTGTGACAGGTGCTGGCAAGCTGGTTGGAACTCAAAGAGGAAAAATAGGGGAGGCAGACTATCAATTTCCCGTGGTCGAAGTTGAGGAGCTTAAGCTGTGGAGGGAAAATTTATATCCGGATTATGGTTATCCACCGTACTATTATGGTCCCGGATGGAGACCTTTCTGGAGGCCCTATCCCTTTTATGCCTATCGATACTACGGCCGATTTTACCCATACTACTACTGGTAG
- a CDS encoding biotin--[acetyl-CoA-carboxylase] ligase has product MYEDTLDPVFLIENTKTHLLGSRWIFEKSISSTNDLAKQMASEGAPDGSLIVSDTQTMGKGRLGRQWDSPPESGIYLSALLYPPDPEKSGPFLTLLAGVAVVNALNTWCEVTLKWPNDLLTNNKKICGILCEFFHEIRPRPAMVIGIGINVHQKASHFPKEIRQTATSLFMETQKHLSRTRIIKKLVEELDKEYQEFLANGPQLLIQKWSDRSCMFGEVVALKKGKKTTRGIVKRLDSKGHLVLETESGEESFGSGEATILK; this is encoded by the coding sequence ATGTATGAAGATACCCTGGATCCCGTTTTTCTTATCGAAAACACAAAAACCCACCTACTGGGTTCCCGCTGGATTTTCGAAAAAAGCATTTCTTCTACCAATGATCTTGCAAAACAAATGGCTTCCGAAGGAGCCCCTGACGGCAGTCTGATCGTGTCAGACACTCAAACCATGGGGAAAGGAAGATTGGGAAGACAATGGGACTCACCTCCTGAAAGTGGAATCTACTTATCTGCCCTTTTGTATCCACCAGACCCGGAGAAATCTGGCCCCTTCCTGACCCTGCTCGCTGGTGTTGCAGTAGTCAATGCACTAAATACCTGGTGTGAAGTCACTTTAAAGTGGCCTAATGATTTACTTACAAATAACAAGAAAATATGCGGCATTTTATGTGAATTTTTCCATGAAATACGCCCCCGGCCTGCGATGGTGATCGGTATCGGAATCAATGTTCACCAGAAAGCTTCCCACTTCCCCAAGGAAATTCGACAAACAGCAACTTCCCTATTCATGGAAACTCAAAAGCACCTTTCGCGCACAAGGATCATTAAAAAGCTGGTAGAAGAACTTGATAAAGAATATCAGGAGTTTTTAGCGAATGGCCCTCAACTTCTGATTCAAAAATGGTCTGACCGCAGTTGCATGTTTGGGGAAGTAGTCGCCCTAAAAAAAGGAAAAAAAACAACAAGAGGTATCGTCAAACGGTTGGATTCAAAAGGCCATCTTGTACTGGAAACCGAAAGTGGCGAAGAATCTTTTGGATCTGGGGAAGCAACAATTCTAAAATAA
- a CDS encoding DUF2062 domain-containing protein, whose protein sequence is MVVPQKSGPCVDSLYLKSIMETIRRVFRYFYYRFIRLQVSQESMARGMALGLFISTTPTFGFQTGIALVLAAIFRCSKVVAVVAAQLTNALTAPPIYFATYYLGAEILGTQFDSSLVNDLSMDSLKQLSGEVFQALWVGGCIVGTILAVVGYFFVIGIDTKAHRQLVRAKLAMERGKRKNGPMEEKID, encoded by the coding sequence ATGGTGGTTCCACAGAAAAGTGGACCTTGTGTTGACTCACTTTATCTCAAATCCATAATGGAAACCATACGTCGAGTTTTCAGGTATTTTTATTACCGATTTATCCGTCTTCAGGTGAGTCAAGAGAGTATGGCCAGGGGAATGGCGTTAGGGCTTTTTATCAGTACCACACCAACCTTCGGTTTCCAGACTGGAATAGCATTGGTTCTGGCTGCCATATTCAGGTGCAGTAAAGTTGTGGCGGTTGTGGCAGCCCAATTAACCAATGCGTTGACTGCCCCTCCCATTTATTTTGCTACGTATTATTTAGGGGCTGAAATACTGGGAACCCAATTTGACAGCAGCCTGGTAAATGATCTATCGATGGATAGTCTTAAACAACTCAGCGGGGAGGTTTTTCAGGCCCTTTGGGTTGGTGGATGCATTGTTGGCACCATTCTAGCTGTGGTTGGCTATTTCTTTGTAATTGGTATAGATACCAAGGCTCATAGGCAGCTTGTACGGGCTAAACTGGCCATGGAACGTGGGAAAAGAAAAAATGGGCCTATGGAGGAAAAAATAGATTGA
- a CDS encoding radical SAM protein, which yields MDSEVLYNVLRQEIRERKIPISLGKTCPVKCTFCYEKDHSYRPTIEAPMTTQEHWEFILREIQSYPTKGNEAWLLGGNEYMEWTDLFLHPKAMNWLEEFLDTTDKKVIFFTVGYAKPEKIDYLAKKYPGRIDFELSVITLGEARKKLMPHAPSVQQVLQLIDGPSVTSANFYSFGPNTMSADAKVISRVNPDCALWMGCLTPLKYIDAETTEVMRVGRRHLAQEAEKILDADYPNMTQLHTESYITAWLNRKKILKMFDACGLEKNDWVVVSGNIFRLLTLFRKNRARYLYVPNAMLGGDSDCSTLLTFEDVAKRLNGQGMVYLPKVIMEHPSGGDRDIAGTTFDEFKSWFPRKRFRILHNVNTAKSNKKLYEKGFIKNYIEDYVRNPLSKKFEQVPLPA from the coding sequence TTGGATTCTGAAGTTTTATACAATGTTTTGCGTCAGGAAATAAGAGAAAGAAAAATCCCCATAAGTTTGGGGAAAACCTGCCCTGTCAAGTGTACCTTTTGTTACGAAAAAGACCACAGCTATCGTCCTACAATTGAAGCTCCAATGACAACCCAGGAGCACTGGGAATTTATCCTCCGCGAAATTCAGAGTTATCCTACCAAAGGAAACGAAGCCTGGCTGCTTGGTGGCAACGAATATATGGAATGGACCGATTTGTTTTTGCATCCTAAAGCCATGAACTGGCTGGAAGAGTTTCTGGATACCACAGACAAGAAAGTTATTTTTTTTACGGTGGGCTATGCAAAACCCGAAAAAATAGATTATCTGGCAAAAAAATACCCAGGGAGAATAGATTTCGAATTATCGGTCATCACTTTGGGGGAAGCTCGAAAGAAATTAATGCCACATGCACCATCCGTCCAGCAGGTTCTGCAGCTCATTGATGGCCCTTCGGTGACATCGGCGAATTTTTATTCTTTTGGGCCCAATACCATGTCCGCTGATGCGAAGGTCATATCCAGGGTGAACCCGGATTGCGCTCTGTGGATGGGATGCCTCACTCCTTTAAAATATATTGATGCGGAAACTACCGAAGTGATGCGTGTGGGACGAAGGCATCTTGCGCAAGAAGCAGAAAAAATTTTGGATGCAGATTATCCCAACATGACCCAGTTACACACGGAGTCCTACATCACTGCCTGGCTCAATCGAAAAAAAATATTAAAGATGTTTGATGCCTGCGGTCTTGAGAAAAATGACTGGGTAGTGGTTTCCGGAAATATTTTTCGGCTTCTGACCTTGTTCAGAAAAAACAGGGCGCGCTATCTTTATGTTCCTAATGCAATGCTCGGGGGGGATTCAGATTGTTCTACTTTACTGACTTTTGAAGATGTAGCCAAACGATTGAACGGGCAAGGGATGGTCTATCTGCCAAAAGTCATTATGGAGCATCCGTCAGGTGGGGATCGGGATATTGCCGGGACCACATTTGATGAGTTTAAATCCTGGTTTCCGAGAAAACGGTTTCGAATTCTCCACAATGTAAATACTGCAAAATCCAATAAAAAACTATATGAAAAAGGTTTCATCAAGAACTATATCGAAGACTATGTAAGAAACCCGCTTTCAAAAAAATTCGAGCAGGTTCCTTTGCCGGCGTAG